The following DNA comes from Cellulomonas soli.
GTCCCGCTCGCCGAGACGCTCGACGGCTGCCTCGTCACCGGTCAGGGCGTCGGCCACGTCCGCCGATGCCGAGGGCTCGTCGACGTGCACGCAGGCCACCCAGCCCCGCGGCACCACTCCGAGCAGCTGCACGGCGCTGGCCGCCACGAACGGGCCGGCGGTCTCGTCGGGCTCGCCGAGGAGCACGTCCGGGACGTCGGCCGAGACCACGAGCCGCAGCTGGGGGGCGTGCGGGGCTGCGGCCACCAGCAGGAGCGAGTCGTCCGCGGCCGCCAGCTGGGCGGCGAACTCGAGGCCTTCCTCGTCCTCCTCGGGCAGTGCCGCGCGCAACGACGGGGTCACCGCATGGGCTCGTCGGGTCCCGAGCGAGGTCCGGGTGTCGAGCTCGTCCAGCGTGGCCGGCAGGTAGATGCGCACGGCACCATCTTGCCGTGCGGTGCACATGCCGAGGACGGACCCCGCCCGGGGTGTCACCGCACCGTCCGGTGGCGCCGCGAACGCGCGTGCGTGCGGCGGCGCGGCAGCTCTCGGCACGGCAGCTCCCGGCTCACCGACCGGCGCCGACCAGCCCTGCCCTGCCGGTGTCGGCCGCCGGCGCCGGCTCGTCGGTCTGCGCGTGCCCGACCGCAACCCCGCCGGGCACCGCGCCGAGCACCGCAGCGATCCCCGCGATCGCCCGCCGCGCCGGGGAGCCGGGTGCGACCTCGCGCAGCAGCCGCGCCTCGAGCAGCGCCGCGTCGGTCGCGGCCCTGTCCTCGGGCACCAGCACCGCGTCGGTGACGCCCGCGTAGCGGGCGAGCGCCTGCTGCACCGCCTCCGCCGGACGTGGGCCGGCAGCGGACGCACGGACGCGGTTGACCACCACGACGCGCTGCTGACCGAGCCCGAGGTCGGTCAGCTCGCCCAGCGCGCGCACGAGCCGCTGGATGCCCACCGGGTCACCCGTACCGACGACGAGCACGACGTCGGCAGCCTCCAGCGCGCTGAGGGTCGCGGCGTTGCGTCGAGGCGCCCGGGTGTCGTACGACAGCATCTCGTCCTGCTCGAGGCAGAACCCGCAGTCGACGACCGTCCACGCCGCGAGCCGTCGCGCGAACGACCACACGACGTCGAGCGCAGGTCCGGACAGCTCGGGCCACCGGTCGGCGCGGGAGATGCCGGACAGCACGCGCAGCTCCGGGCCGAGCAGCGGTGACACGCGAGCCAGGGTCGGCAGGTCGAGGGTGCCCTGCGCAGCGGCTCTCGCGGCCGCGGCCAGCCCCGGCGCCTCGTCGAGCAGGCCGACGACCTGGCCGATGGTCCCGCCGTAGGTGTCGGCGTCGACCAGCAGCGTCTTGTGCCCGGAGGCCGCCAGCTCCCCGGCGACGTTGACGGCCAGCGTCGTCCGCCCGGGCGCCCCGGTCGGCCCCCAGACCGCCAGGACCGCACCGGACGCCGGAGCAGCCTCGGGGACGGCGGGTTCGTGGCTCCCCGTGGCCCGGCGCGGCTCGGGTGCCACCACGGCGGCGGCAGGGTCGTCGAGCACCGCGAGGACGTCCCGGACGACCCCGGCCGCACCTGCCTGGTCCGCCGGGGCATCGACGACCAGGTCCGCACCCCACGCGGCGAGCAGCTCGCCGTGCCTTGGTCGGGCGGGATCCCGGACACCGACGACGCGCACGCCGCACCGGTGCAGGGTGTCGACCGACTCGCGGTCGAGCAGCTCCAGGTCCGCGGAGACCACTGCGAGCCGGCCCAGACCGGCCTCTGCGGCCGCGAGCAGCTCGCTCAGGTCGGCGCAGCGCCGGGTGACGCTCAGCCGCCCGGCGGCACCTTCGACCGCCTGGACGATGCTGGCCTCGGCCGCACCGGTGACCGCGCACAGGACGCCGATGCTCATCTCAGCCTCCCGTCCCCGGCACCGGCACGACGTCGACGGTGCCGTCGGACGCCAGCGCCGCGAGCACCGCGGAGAGCAGGTCGCCGGGCACGAGCACGTGCACGACGGTGGCGCCGCTGCCGGCGAGCGCACCGCTCGGGCGATCGACCTGGGCCACGGTCAGACCCGCGGCGAGCGACCGGGGTCCGTCGGGGGCGACCGCACCCGACGCGTCCAGGGAGGCCTCCGTCGGCGGGACGAACCAGAGGTCGACCTGCGACCCGACGACCATCCCGTCCGAGGGCGCCACCGAGACGGGCACGGCGACGGGGCGCACGTCGAGGTCGTCCTGCGTCCCGAGCGCCGCACGGGGTACGAGCTCACCGTCCCCGACCACGCGGACGACGACGGCATCGGTCGGGAGCGGCTCGTCGGCCGAGAGGTAGCCGTCCAGGCCGACCGTGCCGAGCCGCACGTCCACGACGGCGAGCCGGTCCGCAGCGACCGCCTCCCCCGGGACGAGGGCCCCGCGGGCGACGTACACCGGGACCGTCGCCTGGGCCGTGCGGACCGCCCACGAGCCGAGCGCGACCGACGCGGCGACCATCGCCAGCCCCGCCAGGAGCCTCGGATCACGCCATCCGGGCCGCCTCAGACGCACCGCCACCGGTGCGGGCAGCTCCAGCACGCTCGTGTCCATCGGCTTCCTCTCCTCGGGTGCCACCATCCTGCCGGGAACAAGTCGGACAAGACGGTCACCCGGAGCATTGTGGACGACGGGGTGGGCGCGCCACCTCGTGCCAGACTGCGGGCATGTCCCCGCGGTTCCTGACACTCGCCGACGTCACGGAGATCCTGAACATCTCGGGACCCCAGGCCTACGCACTGGTCCGCACGGGTGAGCTGCCCGCGATCCAGATCGGCGGGCGCAACCAGTGGCGCGTCGAGCAGACCGAGCTCGAGTCGTACATCCAGCGGATGTACGAGCAGACGCGGGCGCGCATCGCCGCGGACTCCGACGGCGGCGCGGGCACCGCGGGCTGAGCCCGCCGCACCGCGGCGCGACGGACGGAGCGCCGATCAGAGGGTCGAGACGACCCGCAACGCGGTGAACGGCACGGCCAACGGGGTGCTGCGACGCAGCTCCTCGCCCACGGACAGGTCGACGTGGTCGGAGCCGACGCGCTCGACCCGCCCGAGCCAGCAGCGCCCCGCGACGTCGACCCGGACCGCCGCACGGTCTCGTGCGAGCGCGCGCAGGGCGTGACCCAGGCCGATGCGCGCCTCGACCTGCCCCGGCGCGGGCGCGACGTGCGGGTCGAGCCCCGCGACCGCGACGAGCGTCGCGGTCGGCACCAGCGCCCGCCGCACCGCTGAGGTCGCGAGCAGCAGCCACTCGCGCGTCGCGTCGAGCAGCACGCCCTCGACCGGGTCGACCCCGTCGACCTCGAGCCGGAGCTCGCGACCGAGGGCGGCTCGCAGCCGGTCCGCGAGGAGGATCCCGGCGCGTTCCGCACGGACCAGGTCGGCGACCTCGGCACGGGCATCGGCCATCCGCGACGCCCGGATCTGGCCCTCGAAGTCGTCGAACAGCTGCTCCCATCGCACCACGTCACGGTAGAGGCACAGGACCGATATCCACAGATCTGTCCGAGTTGTCCGATTTACTGGACACAGTGCGTCGCGAGCCTGTACACCTAGCGCATCCAATCTTCATCAAACGACATCAAACGACATGATCGGGGACCGTGAGTGGACCAGGAGCGGACTCGCCGGCTCGGCGGAACAGTCGGCCTGCTGTGCGGCACGGCAGCCGCGGCGGCCCTCACGGTGCTGCTCGCGGACCGAACCCTCGCGGCACTTCCCGCAGGCGGTGCGACCCGGGTCGAGGACCTCGTGGCGGTCACCGTCACCGGCGCGGGCACCGCCGTCGCGGCCTGGCTGACGCTCTCCACCGGGCTGGCCCTGCTGTGCGCGCTCGTCCGGCTGGCCGGACGGACCTGGCGGTCCGGCGAGGCCGCCGTGCACCGGACGGCACCCGTCGTCGTGCGCCGTGCCCTCACGCTCGCCATCACCACCGGGGTGGGTCTGGGCCTGGCCACCGGCGCACAGGCTGCAACTCCCCCGACCGTCACGCCCACCACGGCGACGGCGACGAGCAACGCCTCGGCGGTGACCGCCGCCCCGGACGACCTCGGCTGGGCTCCGACCTCGCGGTCGGCCGGCGCGACCGAGACGCCCGAGACTCCCGCGCCGCCCGAGACGCCCGCGACCGTGACACGGGTCTCCGCGACCACCACGCCACGCGCCGACGCGGCACCGCCGGACACGACCTGGCAGCCGACCGACCAGGTCGCTCCCGCGCCGACCGTGCCGAGCGCGCCCGCCTCGACGGTGGCGAGCACCGCGTCCTCTCTCCCCGCCCTGCCACCGGACCCGACGACGGCCGTCGTCCCCGCGGAGGTCGTCGTCGCCCAGGGCGACAGCCTCTGGGACATCGCCGCCGAGCACCTGCCGGCCGGAGCGACCGACACAGAGATCGCCGCCGCCTGGCCCCTGTGGTTCGAGGCCAACCGTGGGGTCATCGGCGACGACCCCGACCTGCTGCAACCCGGGCAGCACCTGCACGCCCCCACGACCCTGACCAGCACCGACGCCCCGACGGAGGCCACCCGATGAGCACGCAGACACTCGAGCACGAGCCCGGTCCCGTCGAGCGCGCGCTCTCCGGGACCCCGTCCGGGCGCAACGCACGCGGTGACGTCGTGCGGGACCCCGGTGCTGCACCGAGCCGCCGTGGCACCGCCGGCTCACGACCCACGGCGCCCGCCGGCCCGCCCGGACAACCGGCACCGCGGACGCCGCGCGAGCGCCCTCGTGCCGGAAGCACCCCGGGGCCGGGCGGCCCGCGGGCGCACCTCCTGCCCGCCGAGGTCCTCGCCCCCATCCCCACCGCGACGCACCCGGCGTACACCGTCCCGCAGACGTTGGGCGCTCGCATCGACGCGTTGCGGGCCGTCGACCGCTCGACGGTCGTGGAGGCGTCCGACGAGCCGCGCGGGCCCGTCCCTGCCGGCGACCTGCGCCGCACGTCCGGCGCCGTGGCGCATGCGGTGCTCGAGGTGCTGGCCGGCACCCGGCCGCTCGCTCAGCTCGCCCGCTGGGTGACCCCCGGCGTGTACGAGGCATTGCGGGCGCGCACCGTGCTGACCGTGCGGGTGCTCGGCACGGGTACCGGTCGTCGCCCCCTGGTCCGCCAGGTCCGGGTCTGCGCGGTGGACCCCCACGTCGCCGAGGCGACGGTCGTGGCGCACGACGGTCGTCGCGTCCGTGCCGTGGCCCTGCGCCTCGAGACGCACCGCGGAGCCTGGCGCGTGACCGCGCTCGAGGTCGGCTGAACGAGCAGACCCCCACGCGCCTTGGCGGATTCTCGGGGTCCTCGCAACACCTGGTGGCCTACGTGGTCGTCAGTAGATCACGCAGGCGCTCGGCTGGGGTGCCCCAGTCGAGCGTCTTGCGTGGTCGGGCGTTGAGCTGTTGAGCGACGTGCTCGAGGTCGGCCGGTGAGTGGACGGACAGGTCGGTGCCCTTGGGGAAGTACTGGCGCAGCAGACCGTTGGTGTTCTCGTTCGACCCGCGCTGCCAGGGCGAGTGCGGGTCGCAGAAGTAGACCGGGACCCCGGTCGCGATGCTGAACTGCTGGTGGGCGGCCATCTCACAGCCCTGGTCCCAGGTCAGCGACCCGCGCAGGTGCGCCGGCAGAGACCCGATCAGCGGGACCAGCACATCGCGGACCTCTTCGGCGGTGTGCCCGCCGGGCAGGTGCCCGAGCATCACGTAACGGGTCGAGCGCTCGACCAGGGTCACGATCGCCGAGCGCGACCCCGTCCCGACGATCAGGTCGCCCTCCCAGTGCCCGGGCACCGCCCGGTCGGCGACCTCGGCCGGCCGCTCGGAGATCATCACCATCTCATCGACGAACCGAGGCGTGCGCTGCTCGGGCGCCCGGTGGGGCTTGCGGCGGGTGCGCCCGGTGCGCAGCGCGTCGGCGACCTCCCGGCGCAAACCGCCGCGGGCCTGGACGTAGATCGCCTGGTAGATCGTCTCCACGCTCACCCGCATGCTCTCGTCGTCCGGGAACTCCCGGACCAGAGCGTGACAGATCTGCTCGGGAGACCACTGCTCGGCAAGCCTGCCCGCGACGTAGTCACGCAGGCGACCGTGCCGGGCGAGCTTGGCCTGCCGGGGCCGCGACCTGCCCGAGGCCCACGACCGGTGCGCGCGGTGCGGAAGGTAGATGCCGTCGACGGACCTGGCGCTGATCTCACGCATGATCGTGGACGCGGGCCGACCCAGTGCCCGCCCGATCGCGCGAAACGACTCACCTCGACGGCGCAGATCGGCGATCTGCTCACGCTCGACCAGGGTCAGGAACCGAGGGTGCAGCACGGCCTCCACGACGGCCATCGACGGCCCGATCGGCGGGGTGACCGCCGTGGTCTCACCGGTGCGGTAGTCCACCTTCCGGCCGTCGGGATAGATCCGGGTATGACCTCGCGAGAGCACGCCCCGATCCCAGTCCCGAGCAGTGCGCACGTGCACGCTGACACGCCGAGCGGCCTGCCGTCGGCTGACTCCCTGAGCGCGCAACCGTTCGTACTCCGCCCGACCAGGATGCCCACCCCGGCCGCCAGTGCCTGTCCCGCGGAGACCGGCCTTGCGCACCCACCCGAACGCCGTGTTCAGATTCACCCCGACCTCACGCGCAGCGGCCGAGACGTTCCCCTCCTCCACCGCGAGGGCCGCGAAGAACAACCCCTTCAACTCCAACGACGACACGATCCCCGCAACTCCCTGAAACTCAGGGTGTTGCGGGGATCGCTAGAACCCGCCCTTGCGGTGCGGG
Coding sequences within:
- a CDS encoding Rv3235 family protein; protein product: MSTQTLEHEPGPVERALSGTPSGRNARGDVVRDPGAAPSRRGTAGSRPTAPAGPPGQPAPRTPRERPRAGSTPGPGGPRAHLLPAEVLAPIPTATHPAYTVPQTLGARIDALRAVDRSTVVEASDEPRGPVPAGDLRRTSGAVAHAVLEVLAGTRPLAQLARWVTPGVYEALRARTVLTVRVLGTGTGRRPLVRQVRVCAVDPHVAEATVVAHDGRRVRAVALRLETHRGAWRVTALEVG
- a CDS encoding AAA family ATPase; protein product: MSIGVLCAVTGAAEASIVQAVEGAAGRLSVTRRCADLSELLAAAEAGLGRLAVVSADLELLDRESVDTLHRCGVRVVGVRDPARPRHGELLAAWGADLVVDAPADQAGAAGVVRDVLAVLDDPAAAVVAPEPRRATGSHEPAVPEAAPASGAVLAVWGPTGAPGRTTLAVNVAGELAASGHKTLLVDADTYGGTIGQVVGLLDEAPGLAAAARAAAQGTLDLPTLARVSPLLGPELRVLSGISRADRWPELSGPALDVVWSFARRLAAWTVVDCGFCLEQDEMLSYDTRAPRRNAATLSALEAADVVLVVGTGDPVGIQRLVRALGELTDLGLGQQRVVVVNRVRASAAGPRPAEAVQQALARYAGVTDAVLVPEDRAATDAALLEARLLREVAPGSPARRAIAGIAAVLGAVPGGVAVGHAQTDEPAPAADTGRAGLVGAGR
- a CDS encoding LysM peptidoglycan-binding domain-containing protein, coding for MDQERTRRLGGTVGLLCGTAAAAALTVLLADRTLAALPAGGATRVEDLVAVTVTGAGTAVAAWLTLSTGLALLCALVRLAGRTWRSGEAAVHRTAPVVVRRALTLAITTGVGLGLATGAQAATPPTVTPTTATATSNASAVTAAPDDLGWAPTSRSAGATETPETPAPPETPATVTRVSATTTPRADAAPPDTTWQPTDQVAPAPTVPSAPASTVASTASSLPALPPDPTTAVVPAEVVVAQGDSLWDIAAEHLPAGATDTEIAAAWPLWFEANRGVIGDDPDLLQPGQHLHAPTTLTSTDAPTEATR
- a CDS encoding IS30 family transposase, whose protein sequence is MRAQGVSRRQAARRVSVHVRTARDWDRGVLSRGHTRIYPDGRKVDYRTGETTAVTPPIGPSMAVVEAVLHPRFLTLVEREQIADLRRRGESFRAIGRALGRPASTIMREISARSVDGIYLPHRAHRSWASGRSRPRQAKLARHGRLRDYVAGRLAEQWSPEQICHALVREFPDDESMRVSVETIYQAIYVQARGGLRREVADALRTGRTRRKPHRAPEQRTPRFVDEMVMISERPAEVADRAVPGHWEGDLIVGTGSRSAIVTLVERSTRYVMLGHLPGGHTAEEVRDVLVPLIGSLPAHLRGSLTWDQGCEMAAHQQFSIATGVPVYFCDPHSPWQRGSNENTNGLLRQYFPKGTDLSVHSPADLEHVAQQLNARPRKTLDWGTPAERLRDLLTTT
- a CDS encoding DUF6912 family protein translates to MRIYLPATLDELDTRTSLGTRRAHAVTPSLRAALPEEDEEGLEFAAQLAAADDSLLLVAAAPHAPQLRLVVSADVPDVLLGEPDETAGPFVAASAVQLLGVVPRGWVACVHVDEPSASADVADALTGDEAAVERLGERDLLWYDVSEIGAIPR
- a CDS encoding helix-turn-helix domain-containing protein: MSPRFLTLADVTEILNISGPQAYALVRTGELPAIQIGGRNQWRVEQTELESYIQRMYEQTRARIAADSDGGAGTAG